One part of the Magallana gigas chromosome 5, xbMagGiga1.1, whole genome shotgun sequence genome encodes these proteins:
- the LOC105342359 gene encoding uncharacterized protein, which translates to MMRKVWGVLLALVVSVAGIYFVLSRSVLDYQVTESPTWIPPASVQKMKSGIKDILNFTQNALLIIPSVDKFIPNLTQDNLVKKKSVVEIPQKNESKVGNNVKNTRNVTIVTAYWNLGTFQKGVGGLKFSINTYFKWASTFKYLVNPLVVYTDCKEFKELMETLRSDRLNNTMIYLLNRTELWPFQLVTQMKSVLDKPGYPKYYPNTVIPEYPAAQHSKYAVVAETIRKGVFANPYFAWVDIGYFRDVVERKVDFTLDIPPGFDPGKISVNRVEGLSMNIDPFTIFRKNIVWVGGGIFLGKGVALLQFEQLYHRAVKYFLDQQLVNSDQQVLYSMYSKKGREALKPNIELQLYIPKGSGNPWFYLGYLCRKEVSVRNS; encoded by the exons ATGATGAGGAAGGTTTGGGGAGTACTTTTAGCGCTGGTGGTTTCAGTCGCTGGGATCTACTTCGTTCTCTCGCGGTCAGTACTGGATTACCAAGTGACAGAGAGCCCG ACATGGATTCCGCCCGCTTCCgttcaaaaaatgaaatctggGATCAAGGACATCCTGAATTTTACCCAGAATGCCCTGCTTATAATACCAAGTGTCGACAAATTCATTCCAAACCTCACACAAGATAACTTGGTTAAAAAGAAAAGTGTTGTCGAAATACCacaaaaaaatgaaagcaaAGTTGGAAATAACGTGAAAAATACAAGGAACGTCACCATAGTTACAGCTTACTGGAATCTCGGAACGTTTCAAAAGGGTGTCGGAGGTCTTAAGTTCTCAATAAACACATATTTCAAATGGGCGTCCACATTCAAGTACTTAGTGAATCCTCTGGTTGTGTATACTGACTGCAAAGAGTTTAAGGAGTTGATGGAGACTCTGCGATCCGATCGCCTCAACAACACAATGATATACCTGCTGAATCGGACGGAACTCTGGCCCTTCCAACTTGTCACCCAAATGAAATCCGTCCTGGATAAACCGGGTTATCCAAAATATTACCCCAATACAGTAATCCCTGAATATCCCGCGGCCCAACATTCAAAGTATGCGGTTGTGGCAGAAACGATACGCAAAGGCGTCTTTGCCAATCCTTACTTCGCTTGGGTAGATATAGGATATTTTAGGGATGTCGTGGAACGAAAGGTTGACTTTACCTTGGACATACCACCGGGCTTTGACCCAGGAAAAATATCTGTCAACCGAGTGGAGGGTCTGTCAATGAATATAGATCCTTTCACGATATTTAGGAAAAACATCGTATGGGTTGGAGGAGGAATATTTCTTGGGAAAGGAGTGGCACTACTTCAATTTGAGCAGTTGTATCACAGGGCagtcaaatattttttggacCAACAGTTGGTGAATTCGGACCAGCAGGTGCTGTATTCTATGTACAGTAAAAAGGGCAGGGAAGCCTTGAAGCCGAATATAGAACTACAGTTGTACATCCCAAAGGGATCCGGAAATCCGTGGTTTTATTTGGGATATTTGTGTAGAAAAGAAGTATCTGTTAGAAATTCGTGA
- the LOC105342477 gene encoding DNA repair and recombination protein RAD54-like, whose translation MRRSQAPSQRCVIPVSSQRNEQTKPVVKKARYDDQKERDDRTPLSTITNMPLLKYPDAKAHEDFIKKILSKPFKIPIPNYKGPLAGRVLGIRRQGTRQPLHDPFEEGALILYSPPELSAHEQLKADLDKQPVHVVVDPVLSKVLRPHQREGVKFMYDCVTGQRIPDNFGCIMADEMGLGKTLQCITLMWTLLRQSPECCPLIDKVVVVTPSSLVKNWYNEVQKWLSGKINCLAIDSGVKKEIDRQLNQFVTLKGGRNPHPILIISYETFRLHSTVMHKGEVGLVICDEGHRLKNSENQTYQALNGLRARRRVLLSGTPIQNDLLEYFSLVHFVNGGILGTAQEFKKRFETPILRGRDADATDEDHKKGQEKLQELADVVNRCIIRRTQALLTKYLPVKVEQVVCCRLTQMQSELYKLLVRSKGFEVEQDEKTSTTLSFITQLKKLCNHPDLIYEKCLQRAPGYDGTLDLFPPNHTTKIVRPELSGKVLVLDRLLALIKAQTSDKVVLVSNYTQTLDLFETLCHQRRYLYVRLDGSMTIKKRAKVVEQFNNPSSPEFIFMLSSKAGGCGLNLIGANRLVMFDPDWNPANDDQAMARCWRDGQKKQCFIYRLIATGTIEEKIFQRQTHKKALSSCVVDKEEDVERHFSREQLRDLFKLKEDTSSDTHDTFKCKRCVNSIQVRGPPEGSDTNSDLSQWHHSADKRGLVDVVLKGAWDETISFTFHHKSHEEQRQTV comes from the exons ATG AGAAGAAGTCAAGCACCTAGCCAAAGGTGTGTGATACCAGTTTCATCCCAGAGAAATGAACAAACAAAACCTGTG GTAAAGAAAGCTCGTTATGATGACCAAAAAGAAAGAGATGACAGAACTCCACTATCCACAATTACAAACATGCCACTGCTCAAATACCCAGATGCAAAGGCTCAT GAGGATTTCATCAAGAAGATACTCTCAAAGCCATTTAAGATTCCAATACCTAATTACAAAG gGCCACTGGCAGGAAGAGTGCTTGGAATTCGACGTCAAGGCACCAGACAGCCATTGCATGACCCATTTGAAGAAGGAGCCCTTATTCTTTACTCTCCTCCAGAGTTATCTGCCCATGAGCAGTTGAAAGCAGACTT aGACAAACAGCCAGTACATGTTGTGGTGGATCCTGTTTTATCCAAAGTTCTTAGGCCTCATCAAAGAGAG GGAGTAAAATTCATGTACGACTGTGTCACGGGCCAGAGAATTCCTGACAACTTTGGATGTATCATGGCAGATGAAATG GGATTGGGTAAAACTTTGCAGTGCATTACCCTGATGTGGACTCTGCTG AGACAGAGCCCGGAGTGCTGTCCCCTGATTGACAAGGTGGTAGTGGTCACTCCCAGCAGTTTGGTCAAG AACTGGTATAATGAAGTTCAGAAATGGTTGAGTGGAAAAATAAACTGTCTCGCTATAGACTCTggagtaaaaaaagaaattgatagACAACTTA atCAATTTGTGACTCTTAAAGGTGGAAGAAATCCTCATCCAATCTTAATCATTTCCTACGAGACATTTCGTCTCCACAGTACAGTGATGCATAAAGGAGAAGTTGGTCTAGTCATTTGTGATGAG GGACACAGACTAAAGAACTCGGAGAACCAGACATACCAGGCGCTGAATGGACTGAGGGCGCGACGGAGGGTGCTGCTATCAGGGACCCCCATACAGAACGACCTACTCGAGTACTTCAGTCTTGTCCACTTTGTCAATGGCGGAATTCTGG GTACTGCTCAGGAATTTAAGAAGCGATTTGAGACTCCTATTCTTCGTGGTCGAGATGCAGATGCCACTGATGAAGATCATAAAAAGGGCCAAGAAAAACTACAAGAA CTGGCTGACGTTGTTAACAGGTGTATCATACGAAGAACGCAAGCACTTCTAACTAAATATTTGCCAGTAAAAG TGGAGCAGGTCGTTTGCTGTCGCCTTACACAGATGCAGTCTGAGTTATACAAACTCTTAGTCAGGTCTAAAGGCTTTGAAGTGGAACAGGATGAGAAAACATCTACAACTTTGTCTTTCATCACCCAGCTTAAAAAGCTGTGTAATC ATCCTGATCTGATTTATGAGAAATGTCTGCAGAGAGCCCCTGGATATGACGGAACGCTGGATCTGTTTCCTCCAAATCACACAACGAAGATTGTAAGGCCCGAACTCTCCG GCAAAGTGTTGGTACTCGATCGCTTGTTGGCTTTGATAAAGGCTCAGACCAGTGACAAAGTCGTTCTGGTGTCTAACTATACACAGACGCTGGACCTGTTTGAAACTCTCTGTCATCAGAGAAG GTACTTGTATGTTCGACTTGATGGATCAATGACAATAAAAAAGAGAGCCAAAGTGGTTGAGCAGTTTAACAATCCGTCA TCACCCGAATTCATATTCATGCTGAGCAGTAAAGCGGGTGGGTGTGGTTTGAATCTGATTGGAGCCAATCGTCTGGTGATGTTTGATCCCGACTGGAATCCAGCCAATGATGATCAGGCAATGGCCAGATGTTGGAGAGACGGACAGAAGAagcaatgttttatttacagaCTTATTGct acagGAACAATAGAAGAAAAGATCTTCCAGCGGCAGACCCACAAGAAAGCCTTGAGCAGTTGTGTGGTGGATAAGGAGGAAGATGTGGAGAGGCATTTTAGCCGCGAGCAGCTCCGCGACCTGTTCAAGCTGAAGGAGGACACCAGCAGTGACACACATGACAC gTTCAAGTGCAAGAGGTGTGTCAACAGTATTCAGGTTCGCGGCCCCCCAGAGGGCAGTGATACCAATTCCGACCTGTCTCAGTGGCACCACTCTGCCGATAAAAGAGGACTGGTGGACGTGGTTTTGAAGGGGGCGTGGGACGAAACCATCTCCTTCACATTTCATCACAAGTCACACGAAGAACAGAGGCAGACTGTCTGA